The Aquila chrysaetos chrysaetos chromosome 6, bAquChr1.4, whole genome shotgun sequence genome window below encodes:
- the MAP3K2 gene encoding mitogen-activated protein kinase kinase kinase 2 isoform X1 — MDEQQALNSIMQDLAVLHKASRPVLPQQETGKPKSSSPKKQNDVRVKFEHRGEKRILQLPRPVKLEDLAAKAKVAFGQTMDLHYSNNELVIPLTTQDDLDKAVELLDRSVHMKSLKILLVIHGNTQSPSVNSVEPLPSLEDLDNTVFGVTDRKRRLSVIGSNTRDRSSPPPGYIPDELHQVARNGSFTSINSEGEFIPESMDQMLDPLSLSSPENSGSGSCPSLDSPLDGDNYPKSRMPRAQSYPDNHQEFSVEYDIPIFEKFGKGGTYPRRYHISYHQQDYNDGRKTFPRARRTQGNSFRSPVSFSPTDHSLSTSSGSSVFTPEYEDNRMRRRGSDIDNPTLSVMDISPPSRSPRAPTNWRLGKLLGQGAFGRVYLCYDADTGRELAVKQVQFDPDSPETSKEVNALECEIQLLKNLLHERIVQYYGFLRDPPERTLSIFMEYMPGGSIKDQLKSYGALTENVTRKYTRQILEGVHYLHSNMIVHRDIKGANILRDSAGNVKLGDFGASKRLQTICLSGTGMKSVTGTPYWMSPEVISGEGYGRKADIWSVGCTVVEMLTEKPPWAEFEAMAAIFKIATQPTNPQLPPHVSDHARDFLKRIFIEAKLRPFADELLRHTFAHYH, encoded by the exons GATCCTGCAATTACCAAGGCCTGTTAAACTTGAAGATCTTGCAGCTAAAGCTAAAGTGGCTTTTGGACAGACTATGGATTTACATTACAGCAATAATGAG CTTGTCATTCCATTAACCACACAGGATGACCTGGACAAAGCTGTTGAACTGCTTGACCGTAGTGTTCATATGAAGAGTCTCAAGATATTGCTTGTAATACATGGAAATACACAG TCACCCAGTGTAAATAGCGTGGAACCCTTGCCCTCACTGGAAGATCTAGATAACACAGTGTTTGGtgtgacagacagaaaaaggcGACTGTCTGTTATAG gtTCTAATACTCGTGATAGGAGTTCACCTCCCCCAGGATACATTCCAGATGAGCTGCATCAGGTGGCCCGAAATGGGTCCTTCACCAGTATCAACAGTGAGGGTGAATTCATTCCAGAAAGTATGGATCAG ATGCTGGATCCGTTGTCTTTGAGCAGTCCTGAAAACTCTGGCTCGGGAAGCTGTCCCTCACTTGACAGCCCTTTAGATGG AGACAACTATCCCAAATCTCGGATGCCAAGAGCACAGAGTTATCCAGATAATCATCAGGAATTCTCAG TAGAGTATGATATCCCAATATTTGAGAAATTTGGAAAGGGGGGGACTTATCCCCGAAGATACCATATTTCATATCATCAACAAGACTACAATGACG GTCGTAAAACTTTTCCAAGAGCCAGAAGGACTCAGGGAAACAGCTTCCGATCACCAGTTAGTTTCAGTCCCACTGATCACTCACTGAGCACCAGTAGTGGAAGCAGCGTCTTTACGCCAGAATATGAAGATAACCGAAtgaggaggaggggaagtgaCATAGACAATCCTACCTTGTCAGTCATGGACATTAGCCCACCCAGTCGCT CACCACGAGCTCCAACTAACTGGAGACTTGGTAAACTGCTGGGTCAAGGTGCATTTGGCAGAGTATATCTGTGTTATGATGCTGATACCGGAAGAGAACTAGCTGTTAAACAAGTTCAGTTTGATCCTGATAGTCCAGAAACCAGCAAG gaagTAAATGCACTTGAATGTGAGATTCAGTTGCTGAAAAATCTGCTGCATGAAAGAATTGTTCAGTATTATGGCTTCTTGAGAGATCCACCAGAAAGAACCCTCTCTATATTCATGGAATATATGCCTGGG GGTTCCATCAAAGACCAATTGAAATCATATGGAGCACTCACAGAAAATGTGACTCGTAAATATACGCGGCAGATTTTGGAAGGAGTTCACTATTTGCACAGTAATATGATTGTCCATCGAGATATTAAAG GAGCAAATATTCTGCGGGATTCAGCAGGCAATGTGAAGCTTGGTGACTTTGGTGCCAGCAAACGACTGCAGACCATCTGTCTCTCTGGTACAGGAATGAAGTCTGTCACAGGAACTCCATACTGGATGAGTCCCGAAGTTATTAGTGGAGAAGGGTATGGCAGAAAAGCAGACATCtg GAGCGTAGGTTGTACAGTGGTAGAAATGCTCACTGAGAAGCCCCCGTGGGCAGAGTTCGAAGCCATGGCTGCCATCTTTAAAATTGCCACTCAGCCAACCAACCCCCAGCTACCACCTCATGTCTCCGACCATGCTCGGGATTTCTTGAAACGGATTTTTATCGAGGCCAAGCTGCGACCATTTGCAGATGAACTGCTAAGACACACATTTGCACACTATCACTAA
- the MAP3K2 gene encoding mitogen-activated protein kinase kinase kinase 2 isoform X2, translated as MDEQQALNSIMQDLAVLHKASRPVLPQQETGKPKSSSPKKQNDVRVKFEHRGEKRILQLPRPVKLEDLAAKAKVAFGQTMDLHYSNNELVIPLTTQDDLDKAVELLDRSVHMKSLKILLVIHGNTQSPSVNSVEPLPSLEDLDNTVFGVTDRKRRLSVIGSNTRDRSSPPPGYIPDELHQVARNGSFTSINSEGEFIPESMDQMLDPLSLSSPENSGSGSCPSLDSPLDGDNYPKSRMPRAQSYPDNHQEFSEYDIPIFEKFGKGGTYPRRYHISYHQQDYNDGRKTFPRARRTQGNSFRSPVSFSPTDHSLSTSSGSSVFTPEYEDNRMRRRGSDIDNPTLSVMDISPPSRSPRAPTNWRLGKLLGQGAFGRVYLCYDADTGRELAVKQVQFDPDSPETSKEVNALECEIQLLKNLLHERIVQYYGFLRDPPERTLSIFMEYMPGGSIKDQLKSYGALTENVTRKYTRQILEGVHYLHSNMIVHRDIKGANILRDSAGNVKLGDFGASKRLQTICLSGTGMKSVTGTPYWMSPEVISGEGYGRKADIWSVGCTVVEMLTEKPPWAEFEAMAAIFKIATQPTNPQLPPHVSDHARDFLKRIFIEAKLRPFADELLRHTFAHYH; from the exons GATCCTGCAATTACCAAGGCCTGTTAAACTTGAAGATCTTGCAGCTAAAGCTAAAGTGGCTTTTGGACAGACTATGGATTTACATTACAGCAATAATGAG CTTGTCATTCCATTAACCACACAGGATGACCTGGACAAAGCTGTTGAACTGCTTGACCGTAGTGTTCATATGAAGAGTCTCAAGATATTGCTTGTAATACATGGAAATACACAG TCACCCAGTGTAAATAGCGTGGAACCCTTGCCCTCACTGGAAGATCTAGATAACACAGTGTTTGGtgtgacagacagaaaaaggcGACTGTCTGTTATAG gtTCTAATACTCGTGATAGGAGTTCACCTCCCCCAGGATACATTCCAGATGAGCTGCATCAGGTGGCCCGAAATGGGTCCTTCACCAGTATCAACAGTGAGGGTGAATTCATTCCAGAAAGTATGGATCAG ATGCTGGATCCGTTGTCTTTGAGCAGTCCTGAAAACTCTGGCTCGGGAAGCTGTCCCTCACTTGACAGCCCTTTAGATGG AGACAACTATCCCAAATCTCGGATGCCAAGAGCACAGAGTTATCCAGATAATCATCAGGAATTCTCAG AGTATGATATCCCAATATTTGAGAAATTTGGAAAGGGGGGGACTTATCCCCGAAGATACCATATTTCATATCATCAACAAGACTACAATGACG GTCGTAAAACTTTTCCAAGAGCCAGAAGGACTCAGGGAAACAGCTTCCGATCACCAGTTAGTTTCAGTCCCACTGATCACTCACTGAGCACCAGTAGTGGAAGCAGCGTCTTTACGCCAGAATATGAAGATAACCGAAtgaggaggaggggaagtgaCATAGACAATCCTACCTTGTCAGTCATGGACATTAGCCCACCCAGTCGCT CACCACGAGCTCCAACTAACTGGAGACTTGGTAAACTGCTGGGTCAAGGTGCATTTGGCAGAGTATATCTGTGTTATGATGCTGATACCGGAAGAGAACTAGCTGTTAAACAAGTTCAGTTTGATCCTGATAGTCCAGAAACCAGCAAG gaagTAAATGCACTTGAATGTGAGATTCAGTTGCTGAAAAATCTGCTGCATGAAAGAATTGTTCAGTATTATGGCTTCTTGAGAGATCCACCAGAAAGAACCCTCTCTATATTCATGGAATATATGCCTGGG GGTTCCATCAAAGACCAATTGAAATCATATGGAGCACTCACAGAAAATGTGACTCGTAAATATACGCGGCAGATTTTGGAAGGAGTTCACTATTTGCACAGTAATATGATTGTCCATCGAGATATTAAAG GAGCAAATATTCTGCGGGATTCAGCAGGCAATGTGAAGCTTGGTGACTTTGGTGCCAGCAAACGACTGCAGACCATCTGTCTCTCTGGTACAGGAATGAAGTCTGTCACAGGAACTCCATACTGGATGAGTCCCGAAGTTATTAGTGGAGAAGGGTATGGCAGAAAAGCAGACATCtg GAGCGTAGGTTGTACAGTGGTAGAAATGCTCACTGAGAAGCCCCCGTGGGCAGAGTTCGAAGCCATGGCTGCCATCTTTAAAATTGCCACTCAGCCAACCAACCCCCAGCTACCACCTCATGTCTCCGACCATGCTCGGGATTTCTTGAAACGGATTTTTATCGAGGCCAAGCTGCGACCATTTGCAGATGAACTGCTAAGACACACATTTGCACACTATCACTAA